A single Gopherus flavomarginatus isolate rGopFla2 chromosome 17, rGopFla2.mat.asm, whole genome shotgun sequence DNA region contains:
- the ST6GALNAC6 gene encoding alpha-N-acetylgalactosaminide alpha-2,6-sialyltransferase 6 isoform X2, whose amino-acid sequence MSNNTLGGRKPRLNASSPGDQQVSEKYVREQQGQRTAIFVVLFALIMLLIIYSSNSGNEVFHYTALRGKSPHPPNFRKWGVKSGYLPIYGNKTLNSHCHQCVIITSSSHLLGSKLGSEIDQSECVIRMNDAPTTGYEADVGNRTTIRVVAHSSIYRVLKRPQEFVNKTPETILIFWGPPSKMQKSLLKILQHVSMSFPNLSAYVVSPGRMKQFDDSFRGETGKDREKSRSWLSTGWFTMVIAVELCDKVHVYGMVPPNYCSRRPQPGKMAYHYYEPKGPDECTTYIHNERSRKGNHHRFITEKWVFASWASLYNITFSHPAWD is encoded by the exons ATGAGTAACAACACG ttgGGAGGGAGGAAGCCAAGACTCAACGCAAGTAGCCCTGGTGATCAGCAGGTATCAGAGAAATATGTGAGAGAACAACAG ggCCAGCGCACTGCAATCTTCGTGGTTCTCTTTGCTTTGATCATGCTGCTGATCATCTACAGCTCGAACAGTGGGAACGAAGTTTTTCATTACACTGCCCTGCGGGGGaaatccccccatccccccaacttCCGGAAATGGGGGGTGAAAAGTGGATACCTCCCCATCTATGGAAACAAG ACACTGAATTCCCATTGCCACCAGTGTGTGATCATCACCAGCTCCAGCCACCTGCTTGGGAGCAAACTGGGCTCAGAGATCGACCAATCGGAGTGCGTCATCCGCATGAACGACGCCCCCACCACCGGCTACGAGGCAGACGTGGGCAACAGGACCACAATCCGGGTGGTGGCTCACTCCAGCATCTACAGGGTGCTGAAGAGGCCACAGGAGTTCGTCAACAAGACCCCGGAGACCATCCTCATCTTCTGGGGGCCACCCAGCAAGATGCAGAAGAGCCTGCTCAAGATCCTCCAGCACGTCAGCATGTCCTTCCCCAACTTGTCGGCCTACGTGGTCTCTCCCGGGCGCATGAAGCAGTTCGACGACTCGTTCCGGGGAGAGACCGGGAAGGACAG GGAGAAGTCCCGGTCGTGGCTGAGCACAGGCTGGTTCACCATGGTGATCGCCGTGGAGCTGTGTGACAAGGTGCATGTTTACGGGATGGTCCCCCCTAACTACTGCAG CAGGAGACCTCAGCCAGGCAAGATGGCATATCACTACTACGAGCCCAAGGGCCCGGACGAGTGCACCACCTACATCCACAATGAGCGCAGCCGCAAGGGCAACCACCACCGCTTCATCACAGAGAAATGGGTCTTTGCTAGCTGGGCCAGCCTCTACAACATCACCTTCTCCCACCCGGCCTGGGACTAG
- the ST6GALNAC4 gene encoding alpha-N-acetyl-neuraminyl-2,3-beta-galactosyl-1,3-N-acetyl-galactosaminide alpha-2,6-sialyltransferase isoform X2, which produces MKPHSTPVRQGAVPDSQDKPVADKILKLKTLLRWLSYRRLEEHKRPLVTVSGALSFEGYSRVPDGKPLVRTQCRQCALVSSSGQMLGSRLGKEIDRMECVLRMNQAPTNGYEGDVGTKSTIRVVSHTSIPLLLRNQSYFFKQSRETIYVVWGPMRMMSREKGGLTYRTLQEVKEMYPSLQIYTLTERMMAYCDEVFQDETGKNRMKSGSFLSTGWFTMILAMELCEQIFVFGMVSDSYCREKNHPRVPYHYFEKGKLDECRMYLAHERAPRGGHRFITEKTVFSHWAKRRNIVFNHTSWAGG; this is translated from the exons CTGCGTTGGCTCAGCTATCGGCGGCTGGAGGAACATAAACGTCCCTTGGTGACGGTGTCTGGAGCCCTCAGCTTCGAGGGGTACAGTCGTGTTCCTGATGGAAAG CCGTTGGTCAGAACTCAGTGCCGCCAGTGCGCCTTGGTGTCGAGCTCGGGTCAGATGCTGGGCTCGCGGCTGGGGAAGGAGATCGACCGAATGGAGTGCGTCCTGCGTATGAACCAGGCCCCCACCAATGGCTACGAAGGGGACGTGGGGACGAAGAGCACCATCAGGGTTGTCTCGCACACCAGCATCCCTTTGCTCCTGAGGAACCAGTCGTACTTCTTCAAGCAGTCCCGGGAGACCATCTACGTCGTCTGGGGGCCCATGAGAATGATGAGccgggagaagggggggttgacCTACAGGACTCTCCAGGAAGTGAAGGAGATGTATCCCAGCCTGCAGATCTACACGCTAACTGAGAGGATGATGGCTTACTGTGATGAGGTCTTCCAGGACGAGACAGGGAAGAACAG GATGAAGTCTGGCTCCTTCCTGAGCACTGGCTGGTTCACCATGATCCTGGCAATGGAGCTGTGCGAACAGATCTTTGTCTTCGGCATGGTCAGCGATAGCTACTGCAG GGAGAAGAACCATCCCAGAGTGCCTTACCACTACTTCGAAAAGGGCAAACTGGATGAGTGCAGGATGTACCTAGCCCATGAGAGAGCCCCCCGAGGTGGCCACCGCTTCATCACTGAGAAAACCGTCTTCTCCCACTGGGCAAAGAGAAGGAACATTGTCTTCAATCACACCTCGTGGGCGGGTGGGTAG
- the ST6GALNAC6 gene encoding alpha-N-acetylgalactosaminide alpha-2,6-sialyltransferase 6 isoform X3 — protein sequence MSNNTGQRTAIFVVLFALIMLLIIYSSNSGNEVFHYTALRGKSPHPPNFRKWGVKSGYLPIYGNKTLNSHCHQCVIITSSSHLLGSKLGSEIDQSECVIRMNDAPTTGYEADVGNRTTIRVVAHSSIYRVLKRPQEFVNKTPETILIFWGPPSKMQKSLLKILQHVSMSFPNLSAYVVSPGRMKQFDDSFRGETGKDREKSRSWLSTGWFTMVIAVELCDKVHVYGMVPPNYCSRRPQPGKMAYHYYEPKGPDECTTYIHNERSRKGNHHRFITEKWVFASWASLYNITFSHPAWD from the exons ATGAGTAACAACACG ggCCAGCGCACTGCAATCTTCGTGGTTCTCTTTGCTTTGATCATGCTGCTGATCATCTACAGCTCGAACAGTGGGAACGAAGTTTTTCATTACACTGCCCTGCGGGGGaaatccccccatccccccaacttCCGGAAATGGGGGGTGAAAAGTGGATACCTCCCCATCTATGGAAACAAG ACACTGAATTCCCATTGCCACCAGTGTGTGATCATCACCAGCTCCAGCCACCTGCTTGGGAGCAAACTGGGCTCAGAGATCGACCAATCGGAGTGCGTCATCCGCATGAACGACGCCCCCACCACCGGCTACGAGGCAGACGTGGGCAACAGGACCACAATCCGGGTGGTGGCTCACTCCAGCATCTACAGGGTGCTGAAGAGGCCACAGGAGTTCGTCAACAAGACCCCGGAGACCATCCTCATCTTCTGGGGGCCACCCAGCAAGATGCAGAAGAGCCTGCTCAAGATCCTCCAGCACGTCAGCATGTCCTTCCCCAACTTGTCGGCCTACGTGGTCTCTCCCGGGCGCATGAAGCAGTTCGACGACTCGTTCCGGGGAGAGACCGGGAAGGACAG GGAGAAGTCCCGGTCGTGGCTGAGCACAGGCTGGTTCACCATGGTGATCGCCGTGGAGCTGTGTGACAAGGTGCATGTTTACGGGATGGTCCCCCCTAACTACTGCAG CAGGAGACCTCAGCCAGGCAAGATGGCATATCACTACTACGAGCCCAAGGGCCCGGACGAGTGCACCACCTACATCCACAATGAGCGCAGCCGCAAGGGCAACCACCACCGCTTCATCACAGAGAAATGGGTCTTTGCTAGCTGGGCCAGCCTCTACAACATCACCTTCTCCCACCCGGCCTGGGACTAG
- the ST6GALNAC6 gene encoding alpha-N-acetylgalactosaminide alpha-2,6-sialyltransferase 6 isoform X4, giving the protein MRPPIPTGNYMTSCCNVIQDLRVWRGQRTAIFVVLFALIMLLIIYSSNSGNEVFHYTALRGKSPHPPNFRKWGVKSGYLPIYGNKTLNSHCHQCVIITSSSHLLGSKLGSEIDQSECVIRMNDAPTTGYEADVGNRTTIRVVAHSSIYRVLKRPQEFVNKTPETILIFWGPPSKMQKSLLKILQHVSMSFPNLSAYVVSPGRMKQFDDSFRGETGKDREKSRSWLSTGWFTMVIAVELCDKVHVYGMVPPNYCSRRPQPGKMAYHYYEPKGPDECTTYIHNERSRKGNHHRFITEKWVFASWASLYNITFSHPAWD; this is encoded by the exons ATGAGGCCTCCTATTCCAACAGGGAATTATATGACTTCCTGCTGTAATGTAATCCAGGATCTAAGGGTCTGGAGG ggCCAGCGCACTGCAATCTTCGTGGTTCTCTTTGCTTTGATCATGCTGCTGATCATCTACAGCTCGAACAGTGGGAACGAAGTTTTTCATTACACTGCCCTGCGGGGGaaatccccccatccccccaacttCCGGAAATGGGGGGTGAAAAGTGGATACCTCCCCATCTATGGAAACAAG ACACTGAATTCCCATTGCCACCAGTGTGTGATCATCACCAGCTCCAGCCACCTGCTTGGGAGCAAACTGGGCTCAGAGATCGACCAATCGGAGTGCGTCATCCGCATGAACGACGCCCCCACCACCGGCTACGAGGCAGACGTGGGCAACAGGACCACAATCCGGGTGGTGGCTCACTCCAGCATCTACAGGGTGCTGAAGAGGCCACAGGAGTTCGTCAACAAGACCCCGGAGACCATCCTCATCTTCTGGGGGCCACCCAGCAAGATGCAGAAGAGCCTGCTCAAGATCCTCCAGCACGTCAGCATGTCCTTCCCCAACTTGTCGGCCTACGTGGTCTCTCCCGGGCGCATGAAGCAGTTCGACGACTCGTTCCGGGGAGAGACCGGGAAGGACAG GGAGAAGTCCCGGTCGTGGCTGAGCACAGGCTGGTTCACCATGGTGATCGCCGTGGAGCTGTGTGACAAGGTGCATGTTTACGGGATGGTCCCCCCTAACTACTGCAG CAGGAGACCTCAGCCAGGCAAGATGGCATATCACTACTACGAGCCCAAGGGCCCGGACGAGTGCACCACCTACATCCACAATGAGCGCAGCCGCAAGGGCAACCACCACCGCTTCATCACAGAGAAATGGGTCTTTGCTAGCTGGGCCAGCCTCTACAACATCACCTTCTCCCACCCGGCCTGGGACTAG
- the ST6GALNAC4 gene encoding alpha-N-acetyl-neuraminyl-2,3-beta-galactosyl-1,3-N-acetyl-galactosaminide alpha-2,6-sialyltransferase isoform X1, whose translation MKPHSTPVRQGAVPDSQDKPVADKILKLKTLVHLFLTLVILSACTVLYILLCPQLRWLSYRRLEEHKRPLVTVSGALSFEGYSRVPDGKPLVRTQCRQCALVSSSGQMLGSRLGKEIDRMECVLRMNQAPTNGYEGDVGTKSTIRVVSHTSIPLLLRNQSYFFKQSRETIYVVWGPMRMMSREKGGLTYRTLQEVKEMYPSLQIYTLTERMMAYCDEVFQDETGKNRMKSGSFLSTGWFTMILAMELCEQIFVFGMVSDSYCREKNHPRVPYHYFEKGKLDECRMYLAHERAPRGGHRFITEKTVFSHWAKRRNIVFNHTSWAGG comes from the exons GTCCATCTGTTCTTAACTCTGGTGATTCTGTCTGCTTGTACTGTGCTCTACATCCTGCTCTGCCCGCAGCTGCGTTGGCTCAGCTATCGGCGGCTGGAGGAACATAAACGTCCCTTGGTGACGGTGTCTGGAGCCCTCAGCTTCGAGGGGTACAGTCGTGTTCCTGATGGAAAG CCGTTGGTCAGAACTCAGTGCCGCCAGTGCGCCTTGGTGTCGAGCTCGGGTCAGATGCTGGGCTCGCGGCTGGGGAAGGAGATCGACCGAATGGAGTGCGTCCTGCGTATGAACCAGGCCCCCACCAATGGCTACGAAGGGGACGTGGGGACGAAGAGCACCATCAGGGTTGTCTCGCACACCAGCATCCCTTTGCTCCTGAGGAACCAGTCGTACTTCTTCAAGCAGTCCCGGGAGACCATCTACGTCGTCTGGGGGCCCATGAGAATGATGAGccgggagaagggggggttgacCTACAGGACTCTCCAGGAAGTGAAGGAGATGTATCCCAGCCTGCAGATCTACACGCTAACTGAGAGGATGATGGCTTACTGTGATGAGGTCTTCCAGGACGAGACAGGGAAGAACAG GATGAAGTCTGGCTCCTTCCTGAGCACTGGCTGGTTCACCATGATCCTGGCAATGGAGCTGTGCGAACAGATCTTTGTCTTCGGCATGGTCAGCGATAGCTACTGCAG GGAGAAGAACCATCCCAGAGTGCCTTACCACTACTTCGAAAAGGGCAAACTGGATGAGTGCAGGATGTACCTAGCCCATGAGAGAGCCCCCCGAGGTGGCCACCGCTTCATCACTGAGAAAACCGTCTTCTCCCACTGGGCAAAGAGAAGGAACATTGTCTTCAATCACACCTCGTGGGCGGGTGGGTAG
- the ST6GALNAC6 gene encoding alpha-N-acetylgalactosaminide alpha-2,6-sialyltransferase 6 isoform X1: MGKARTRVQEGYPQSCCTLGGRKPRLNASSPGDQQVSEKYVREQQGQRTAIFVVLFALIMLLIIYSSNSGNEVFHYTALRGKSPHPPNFRKWGVKSGYLPIYGNKTLNSHCHQCVIITSSSHLLGSKLGSEIDQSECVIRMNDAPTTGYEADVGNRTTIRVVAHSSIYRVLKRPQEFVNKTPETILIFWGPPSKMQKSLLKILQHVSMSFPNLSAYVVSPGRMKQFDDSFRGETGKDREKSRSWLSTGWFTMVIAVELCDKVHVYGMVPPNYCSRRPQPGKMAYHYYEPKGPDECTTYIHNERSRKGNHHRFITEKWVFASWASLYNITFSHPAWD, from the exons ATGGGGAAGGCAAGGACAAGGGTACAGGAAGGCTACCCACAGAGCTGTTGCACA ttgGGAGGGAGGAAGCCAAGACTCAACGCAAGTAGCCCTGGTGATCAGCAGGTATCAGAGAAATATGTGAGAGAACAACAG ggCCAGCGCACTGCAATCTTCGTGGTTCTCTTTGCTTTGATCATGCTGCTGATCATCTACAGCTCGAACAGTGGGAACGAAGTTTTTCATTACACTGCCCTGCGGGGGaaatccccccatccccccaacttCCGGAAATGGGGGGTGAAAAGTGGATACCTCCCCATCTATGGAAACAAG ACACTGAATTCCCATTGCCACCAGTGTGTGATCATCACCAGCTCCAGCCACCTGCTTGGGAGCAAACTGGGCTCAGAGATCGACCAATCGGAGTGCGTCATCCGCATGAACGACGCCCCCACCACCGGCTACGAGGCAGACGTGGGCAACAGGACCACAATCCGGGTGGTGGCTCACTCCAGCATCTACAGGGTGCTGAAGAGGCCACAGGAGTTCGTCAACAAGACCCCGGAGACCATCCTCATCTTCTGGGGGCCACCCAGCAAGATGCAGAAGAGCCTGCTCAAGATCCTCCAGCACGTCAGCATGTCCTTCCCCAACTTGTCGGCCTACGTGGTCTCTCCCGGGCGCATGAAGCAGTTCGACGACTCGTTCCGGGGAGAGACCGGGAAGGACAG GGAGAAGTCCCGGTCGTGGCTGAGCACAGGCTGGTTCACCATGGTGATCGCCGTGGAGCTGTGTGACAAGGTGCATGTTTACGGGATGGTCCCCCCTAACTACTGCAG CAGGAGACCTCAGCCAGGCAAGATGGCATATCACTACTACGAGCCCAAGGGCCCGGACGAGTGCACCACCTACATCCACAATGAGCGCAGCCGCAAGGGCAACCACCACCGCTTCATCACAGAGAAATGGGTCTTTGCTAGCTGGGCCAGCCTCTACAACATCACCTTCTCCCACCCGGCCTGGGACTAG